In Acidimicrobiales bacterium, the sequence CCGCGGCGGCCGCCCGGCGGCCTGACCCCCGCGGTCAGCCCTCGCCGAGGAGCTCGAGCACCCGCTCGGGCGGGCGGCCGATGACGGCCCGGTCGCCCCGCACCACGATCGGCCGCTCGAGCAGGATCGGGTGGGCGGCGATGGCGTCGAGCAGCTCGTCCCGCCCGGCGCCGGCGAGGCCGAGCTCCCCGTAGACGGGCTCACCCGTCCGCATCATCTGCCTCGGGTCGTCGATGCCGAGCAGGCCCATGAGCCGCTCGAGCTCGGCCCGGCCGGGCGCCTCGACCAGGTACTGGACGACCTCGGTCGCCACCCCCTGCTCGTCGAGGATCGCCTTCGCACCGC encodes:
- the arsC gene encoding arsenate reductase (glutaredoxin) (This arsenate reductase requires both glutathione and glutaredoxin to convert arsenate to arsenite, after which the efflux transporter formed by ArsA and ArsB can extrude the arsenite from the cell, providing resistance.), with protein sequence MTAEDACTIYFNPRCSKCRGAKAILDEQGVATEVVQYLVEAPGRAELERLMGLLGIDDPRQMMRTGEPVYGELGLAGAGRDELLDAIAAHPILLERPIVVRGDRAVIGRPPERVLELLGEG